In Arthrobacter sp. MN05-02, one genomic interval encodes:
- a CDS encoding proteasome accessory factor PafA2, producing MIETGGRRTGATDGLPAVGEGVSVHRVMGTETEYGIIAPALPSANPTLLSSQVVNAYAATLREGLGNLAGTRWDYTDETPLTDARGFRMDRAAAHPSQLTDEPAELSAEQIALERGEPAEAAVLMNLVLNNGARLYVDHAHPEYSSPEVTNPLDAVLWDRAGDHVAAAAMTRIGSTPGFSPVILYKNNTDNKSVSYGSHENYLVPRSVPFSKLAEALLPFFVSRQVICGAGRVGIGPLNQEPGFQISQRADFFENEIGLETTVRRPIINTRDEPHAVAEKYRRLHVIIGDANLNEVSNYLKLGTTSLVLALVEQGLAPVPTLEDPVQALRTISHDPSLTATVRLTDGRSLSGLDLQELYCEAVTRAVPADADEQTRDVVERWQALLATLRRDPRAAARQVDWIAKLKVLEAYRTRDGLAWTDPRLALVDLQYADLRPEKGIYQRLAPRGDVDLLVRPEEVARAAVQPPRDTRAYFRGRCISEYPAEVVGASWDSLIFELAGERRLQRVQTREPLRGTAVLTEELFETAADARDFLTRLLSGPDRRVAP from the coding sequence GTGATCGAAACCGGTGGACGACGGACCGGTGCGACGGATGGGCTGCCGGCCGTGGGCGAGGGGGTCTCCGTGCACCGCGTCATGGGGACGGAGACCGAGTACGGCATCATCGCGCCCGCCCTGCCCTCGGCGAATCCCACGCTCCTGTCCTCGCAGGTGGTCAACGCCTACGCGGCGACCCTGAGGGAAGGGCTCGGCAACCTCGCGGGCACCCGCTGGGACTACACGGACGAGACGCCGCTCACGGACGCCCGCGGCTTCCGCATGGACCGGGCCGCCGCGCATCCGAGCCAGCTGACCGACGAACCCGCGGAACTCAGCGCGGAACAGATCGCCCTCGAACGGGGAGAGCCGGCCGAGGCGGCGGTGCTGATGAACCTCGTGCTGAACAACGGCGCGAGGCTCTACGTGGACCACGCCCATCCCGAGTACTCCTCACCCGAAGTGACCAACCCCCTGGACGCCGTCCTGTGGGACCGGGCGGGGGACCATGTCGCCGCCGCCGCCATGACCCGGATCGGATCCACCCCCGGCTTCTCGCCCGTCATCCTCTACAAGAACAACACGGACAACAAGAGCGTCTCCTACGGCTCGCACGAGAACTACCTCGTTCCCCGGAGCGTGCCGTTCTCGAAGCTCGCCGAGGCCCTCCTCCCCTTCTTCGTCTCACGGCAGGTCATCTGCGGCGCCGGACGCGTGGGGATCGGTCCGCTGAACCAGGAGCCCGGCTTCCAGATCAGCCAGCGCGCGGACTTCTTCGAGAACGAGATCGGGCTGGAGACTACGGTCCGGCGCCCCATCATCAACACGCGCGACGAGCCGCACGCCGTCGCCGAGAAGTACCGCCGGCTGCACGTGATCATCGGCGACGCCAACCTGAACGAGGTGTCCAACTACCTCAAGCTGGGTACCACCTCCCTCGTCCTGGCGCTGGTGGAGCAGGGTCTGGCGCCGGTCCCCACCCTCGAGGATCCGGTGCAGGCACTGCGCACGATCAGCCACGATCCGTCGCTGACGGCCACGGTCCGGCTGACCGACGGCCGCAGCCTCTCCGGACTCGACCTTCAGGAGCTCTACTGCGAGGCGGTGACGCGCGCCGTGCCGGCGGACGCCGACGAGCAGACCCGCGACGTCGTCGAACGCTGGCAGGCGCTGCTGGCGACCCTGCGCCGCGATCCTCGGGCGGCGGCCCGGCAGGTGGACTGGATCGCGAAACTGAAGGTGCTCGAGGCCTACCGCACACGGGACGGACTCGCCTGGACGGACCCGCGGCTCGCGCTCGTCGACCTGCAGTACGCGGACCTGCGGCCGGAGAAGGGCATCTACCAGCGGCTCGCGCCCCGGGGCGACGTCGATCTGCTCGTACGTCCCGAGGAAGTGGCGCGGGCAGCCGTCCAGCCGCCGCGCGACACACGGGCCTACTTCCGCGGCCGCTGCATCTCCGAGTATCCGGCGGAGGTCGTCGGTGCGAGCTGGGACTCGCTGATCTTCGAGCTGGCGGGGGAGCGGCGGCTGCAGCGCGTGCAGACACGCGAGCCGCTGCGGGGCACGGCGGTGCTGACCGAGGAGCTGTTCGAGACAGCAGCCGATGCCCGGGATTTCCTCACCCGATTGTTGAGCGGCCCCGACCGCCGCGTGGCACCATAG
- the arc gene encoding proteasome-associated ATPase: MTDSEDSAPAADARGITRPPADTTVAQRQLNILRDRLRHIDRQLASATQNNGKLVSALESARTEIVRLKAALEKEGAAPFSFATIMQVNPKRPAEPGTTTEATVQDTADILQSGRKLRVTVSPLISVRQLTPGQEVLLNESLTIVAALGFERAGEIVTVKELLGADRALVVGRTDDERVIRLSGPLQAERIRVGDALAVDTKSGYGLEKVPRSEVENLVLEEVPDIAYGDIGGLGPQIEQIRDAVELPFLHPDLYREHGLKPPKGILLYGPPGCGKTLIAKAVANSLAARAAERAGLEQIRSYFLNIKGPELLDKYVGETERHIRLIFARAREKASDGSPVVVFFDEMDSLFRTRGTGVSSDVETTIVPQLLSEIDGVEKLENVIVIGASNREDMIDPAILRPGRLDVKIKIQRPDAEGAAEIFAKYITADLPLHADDLAENGNDPQTTISEMIRRTVEQMYSTDKSNEYLEVTYANGDTEMLYFKDFNSGAVIQNVVDRAKKYAIKDLLLDGSKGLRIEHLMRAVVDEFREHEDMPNTTNPDDWARISGKKGERITYIRTIVQGKAGQEPGKSIETTANTGQYL; the protein is encoded by the coding sequence ATGACGGACTCCGAAGACAGCGCTCCCGCCGCCGACGCGCGGGGCATCACCCGGCCCCCCGCCGACACCACCGTGGCCCAGCGCCAGCTCAACATCCTGCGGGACCGGCTGCGCCACATCGACCGTCAGCTCGCCTCCGCGACCCAGAACAACGGCAAGCTCGTCAGCGCCCTGGAATCGGCCCGCACCGAGATCGTCCGGCTCAAGGCCGCCCTCGAGAAGGAGGGTGCAGCGCCCTTCAGCTTCGCGACCATCATGCAGGTCAACCCGAAGCGGCCGGCAGAGCCCGGTACCACCACCGAGGCGACGGTGCAGGACACCGCGGACATCCTCCAATCGGGGCGGAAGCTCCGCGTCACCGTCAGCCCGCTCATCAGCGTGCGGCAGCTCACGCCCGGCCAGGAGGTGCTGCTCAACGAATCCCTGACCATCGTCGCGGCCCTCGGCTTCGAACGGGCCGGGGAGATCGTGACCGTCAAGGAACTCCTGGGAGCCGACCGTGCCCTCGTCGTCGGGCGGACGGACGACGAGCGCGTGATCCGGCTCAGCGGGCCGCTGCAGGCCGAGAGGATTCGGGTCGGCGATGCGCTGGCCGTGGACACGAAGTCCGGCTACGGCCTGGAGAAGGTGCCCCGGAGCGAGGTGGAGAACCTCGTGCTGGAGGAAGTGCCCGACATCGCGTACGGGGACATCGGCGGACTGGGCCCGCAGATCGAGCAGATCCGCGACGCCGTGGAATTGCCGTTCCTCCACCCCGACCTCTACCGCGAACACGGCCTCAAGCCGCCCAAGGGGATCCTCCTCTACGGCCCTCCCGGGTGCGGCAAGACGCTCATCGCGAAGGCGGTCGCGAACTCGCTCGCGGCACGCGCCGCGGAGCGCGCAGGCCTCGAACAGATCCGCAGCTACTTCCTGAACATCAAGGGTCCGGAGCTGCTCGACAAGTACGTCGGTGAGACCGAGCGCCACATCCGGCTGATCTTCGCGCGGGCCCGCGAGAAGGCGTCGGACGGCAGTCCCGTCGTCGTGTTCTTCGACGAGATGGACTCCCTGTTCCGCACGCGCGGAACCGGCGTCTCCTCCGACGTCGAGACCACCATCGTGCCGCAGCTGCTGAGCGAGATCGACGGCGTCGAGAAGCTGGAGAACGTGATCGTCATCGGCGCCTCGAACCGTGAGGACATGATCGATCCGGCCATCCTGCGGCCGGGCCGGCTCGATGTGAAGATCAAGATCCAGCGGCCCGACGCCGAGGGTGCCGCCGAGATCTTCGCGAAGTACATCACCGCCGACCTGCCCCTGCATGCCGACGACCTCGCGGAGAACGGCAACGACCCGCAGACCACGATCTCCGAGATGATTCGCCGTACGGTCGAGCAGATGTACTCGACGGACAAGTCGAACGAGTACCTCGAGGTGACCTACGCCAACGGGGACACGGAGATGCTTTACTTCAAGGACTTCAATTCCGGTGCGGTGATCCAGAACGTGGTGGACCGTGCCAAGAAGTACGCCATCAAGGACCTCCTCCTCGACGGCAGCAAGGGCTTGCGCATCGAGCACCTCATGCGGGCCGTGGTCGACGAGTTCCGCGAGCACGAGGACATGCCGAACACCACGAACCCCGACGACTGGGCGCGTATCTCCGGCAAGAAGGGCGAGCGCATCACCTACATCCGGACGATCGTCCAGGGGAAGGCCGGGCAGGAGCCGGGCAAGTCGATCGAGACGACGGCGAACACGGGCCAGTATCTGTGA
- the prcB gene encoding proteasome subunit beta has product MLPDDAAAAVPRAASTSFADFLDAHHPGLLPSNRTLGTGTSSTDASHLAPHATTIVSLTFPGGVLMAGDRRATMGNVIASRHIEKVFPADQYSVLGIAGSAGIGLDLTRLFQVELEHYEKIEATMMSLDGKANRLAAMVRQNLPMAMQGLAVVPLFAGFDTERHVGRLFSFDVTGGRYEEHEHHSVGSGSVFARGALKKKLWNPRLDEASAVRVAVEALYDAADDDSATGGPDTVRALWPVVYVVDGTGARRIPERELEAAAHTIIEARSSAGREA; this is encoded by the coding sequence ATGCTCCCGGACGATGCAGCAGCAGCGGTGCCCCGGGCCGCCTCCACCTCGTTCGCCGACTTCCTGGACGCCCACCATCCCGGCCTGCTGCCGTCGAACCGCACGCTCGGCACGGGAACGTCGTCGACCGACGCATCCCACCTCGCGCCCCACGCGACCACGATCGTCTCGCTGACCTTCCCCGGCGGCGTGCTGATGGCCGGGGACCGCCGGGCGACCATGGGCAACGTCATCGCGAGCCGCCACATCGAGAAGGTCTTCCCGGCCGATCAGTACTCCGTCCTGGGCATCGCCGGGAGCGCGGGGATCGGCCTCGACCTGACCCGACTGTTCCAGGTGGAGCTCGAACACTACGAGAAGATCGAGGCGACGATGATGAGCCTCGACGGCAAGGCCAACCGCCTTGCCGCGATGGTGCGGCAGAACCTCCCCATGGCCATGCAGGGCCTCGCGGTGGTGCCGCTCTTCGCCGGGTTCGACACCGAACGGCACGTGGGCCGGCTCTTCTCCTTCGACGTCACCGGCGGCCGATACGAAGAGCACGAGCACCACTCCGTCGGCTCGGGCTCCGTGTTCGCCCGCGGCGCCCTCAAGAAGAAGCTGTGGAATCCGCGCCTGGACGAGGCATCGGCGGTGCGGGTAGCCGTCGAGGCCCTGTACGACGCGGCCGACGACGACTCGGCGACCGGCGGACCGGATACCGTGCGAGCCCTGTGGCCCGTGGTCTACGTCGTCGACGGAACCGGCGCGCGCCGTATCCCTGAGCGAGAGCTCGAGGCCGCGGCGCACACCATCATCGAGGCCCGCTCCTCAGCGGGCCGGGAGGCATAG
- a CDS encoding hypothetical protein (possible pseudo due to frameshift) gives MYAQSLGAVFTAESKPFEVELVVAEVGRSQDEDHLYRLTFDGSIADETGFVVMGGAADAVVHALEGPWTAELSLREAVRAAARALRTAGASAQTGNDVAPSGVTALDPSLLEVAFLERDPDTLRGSRRAFRRIGGPELENLLQYEQDT, from the coding sequence GTGTACGCGCAGAGCCTGGGTGCCGTCTTCACGGCGGAGAGCAAGCCGTTCGAGGTCGAGCTCGTGGTCGCCGAGGTGGGCCGCAGCCAGGACGAGGACCACCTGTACCGCCTCACGTTCGACGGATCCATCGCCGACGAGACCGGCTTCGTCGTCATGGGCGGTGCTGCCGACGCCGTCGTCCACGCCCTGGAAGGTCCCTGGACCGCCGAGCTGAGCCTCCGCGAGGCGGTCCGTGCCGCCGCCCGCGCCCTGCGGACCGCCGGAGCCTCCGCGCAGACCGGGAACGACGTCGCCCCGTCCGGAGTCACCGCGCTGGACCCGTCCCTCCTCGAGGTCGCGTTCCTCGAACGCGACCCGGATACCCTGCGCGGCAGCCGCCGCGCCTTCCGCCGCATCGGCGGACCCGAGCTCGAGAACCTCCTGCAGTACGAACAGGACACGTGA